The Atribacter laminatus genome contains the following window.
GAAAAGTTCTGTTCTATTTAGCCAATGGTTGGAGTTTTATATTTGCCGGACGATTTTCTGATCGTTTTGGAAAAGGTGTGCGCACTGCACCCCGTGATGCCATGATTTCAGAATCAGTCGAAGGGAATAATCAGGGAAAGGCTTTTGGTCTCCATCGTACCATGGATTCAATGGGTGCCGTGATCGGAACACTCATTACTTTTTTCTTCCTCTTTCGTATTCAAGAAGCTGCCCAACAATCAGGTCATTCGGCTTTTTATGTTCCTACCTTTCGTCTTATTATTCTTCTCAGCCTTATTCCAGCAGCGATTGGGGTAGTTGTTCTCTTTTTGACCATTGAAACCGGCAGCGGTAAAAAAAGTACTCATGCTCTGCTTTCTTGGAACTCATTTCTCAACCTGGATCACAAGCTGAAGATTTTCCTGCTCGCCACCTTTTTATTTACTTTGGGAAATTCCTCCGACCAGTTTATCTTATTAAGAGCAACTGAACCTGATTTAGGATATAGCGCTGCTCAAGTCATACTTCTCTATCTGCTCTTTAATATTGTATATATGGTGGTTTCTTATCCGGCAGGATGGCTTTCTGATAAAATTGGTCGCAAGTGGATATTAGCTGGAGGGTTTCTCCTTTACAGCATCACTTATTATGTAATTGGTTTTACTCCCGGCTTTATTATCCCGGCCATGATCCTCTATGGTTTCTATATCGGTATGACCGAAGGGGTTGCTAAAGCATTGGTTTCAGAACTTTCACCTGCTTCAAGGAGAGCTACTTTAATCGGTCTTCACGCAACCATACTGGGAATTGGCCTCTTTCCGGCTTCTTTAATCGGGGGATTGCTTTGGAGCGCTTTTGGCCCTTCGGCAACTTTTCTATTCGGAGGATCAATGACATTTATCTCGGCTTTGATTCTTATTTTATTTCTATAAACATCAGCAACTATTTTGCAGCCAGGTCTTTTTTCCCTTTGATCCAACTGCTCTTTCTCACCATATCCAAAGGAAGAGGTGTGTTTTATGATTTTCACGCTTTCAAAGCCTCAAATTTTAAATTATTATTCTACTCTCCACTCACTTCTCACTAATTTACTAGATAATATATAATAATCATACCAACTCTTCTAAAAATGATTGGAATTATGGAGGCTAAAGATGCGTTTCATCGCCTTTTTAACCGATTGGGGAATGGCCAGTTATTATGTAGGAATTGCAAAATCAGTTATGAAGCAGATCAACCCAGGTGTTGAAATCATTGACATCAGTCACGATATTCAACCTTTCAATATCCGTGAAGCCATGTATATTCTTCATCGTACTTTTCCTGATTTTCCTCCCGAAACAATCTTTTGCTCAGTAGTCGATTACGGAGTAGGCACTGAACGTTTTCCAGTTGCCGTCGAGCTTACTAATGGTTCGTTTTTAGTTGGACCGGATAATGGAACCTTTACCCTCCTTATCGAACAGTACTCTATAAAAAAGGCAGTCATTCTCCAGAATCCTTCCTACTTTTTTCGGCTAAATCCCAGTAGTACCTTCCATGGACGAGATATTTTTGCTCCAGTAAGCGCACGCCTTTCAATGGGTGTTCCCTTAGAGCATTTTGGACCGACCGTGGATTCCCTCCGAACTCTTTCGGTCAACCGACCTAAATTTCATAACCACACCATAACCGGTGAAGTCGCTTTTTGTGACCGTTTTGGCAATATAGAAACCAATATCCCAGGACAATTGTTGAATAATTTTGAACTACAACCAGGAGATCCTTTGGATATTATGATTAATGAGTGCTCTTTTAATGCGGTTTTTTTCGAGGCATACGGATTGTCTAAAAAAGGACAAATTTTAGTTCATACTGACAGCTCAGATTTTGTCGAGATAGCTGTGAACCAAGGAAATGCTAGGGAAGTTCTACTTGATAATAAAGATATTAACCAAATATCAATCATTAACAAGAAAAAAATATTCATAAATAAAAAAACCTAACGCGAAAAAACACCGGCATGATAAACCAAGCCTTTCACCCTCATCCTTACCTTCTCCTATTTTTCTTCTTTTTTCCTCTCCCCTGGTGGGAGAGGATTAAGGTGAGGGGGAAATTAAACTCTTATCGAGCCTTTAATTCAAAAAACCATACTTGGGTTATAATCCAGCCTTTCACCCTCATCCTCACCTTCTCCTATTTTTCTTCTTTTTTCCTCTCCCCTGGTGGGAGAACCATTTCTCTATTTTTTCCTCTCCCCTGGTGGGAGAGGATTAAGGTGAGGGGGAAATTAAACTCTTATCGAGCCTTTAATTCAAAAAACCATACTTGGGTTATAATCCAGCCTTTCACCCTCATCCTCACCTTCTCCCATCAAGGGAGAAGGAACTATAGTCTTACATCATCCTGAGCGGTGCTTTTTCCGCGTGAGGATCTCATCTTTTAATTTTTCTTTTATTCTTTAATTTTTTTCATTCTCCTCTTCGCCTAATGGCTCTTTATTGATCCTCATTAGGTGTTCCCATAAAGTAACATGAAGTTCTATCCTGTCTTTCTTCCTTTTAAATACTGGTCAAAGAAAACGGCGAGGATAATAATCGCACCAATAATGATCTGCATAATAAATGGATCAACACCTAATAGGTTACCACCATTTCTCAAGGTTTGGATGATAAGGGCACCCAGCGCAGTACCAAATATTGATCCCACTCCCCCACTAAGGCTCGCCCCACCGATAACCACTGAAGCGATCGCATCAAGTTCATAACCCTGTCCACCGGTTGGCACGCCAGCCGCCATCCTGGTCCCAAGCATTAAACCGGCTATACCACTAAAAAGACCGGCAGTAACATAAAAATTATATAAATTAGAACCAATATTTATCCCTGATAACCTGGCAGCTTCAATATTACTACCTATAGCATAAAGATTTCTCCCGTACATAGTGTATTTTAAAACAAAAGCCATAAAAATAGCTAAAAAAATCCAGGTCCAGGCAAGGGCTGGAATACCCAGCATGGTTGCAACTGAAAATTCTCTAAATTCCATCGGGAGACCGGAAATCATCCTACCGCTGGATGAATACATGACAATCCCTCTCACCAAAGTCATCATTCCCAAGGTGGCAATAAAAGGTGGTACTTTACCGTTATGCACTGCTACCCCGTTCGCTAACCCGATTAACGCTGAAACTCCCAGAGCAAGTATAATTGCCAGGGATGAAGCCATCTGAATATCGCCCCGGTTAGAAGTTAAAAGCGCATAAACCATTCCGGATAAACCAACAATAGAACCGACTGAAAGGTCAATGCCCCCAGTAATAATGATAAGGGTCATCCCTATAGCAACCACTCCATTGATCGATGATTGTCGAATCAAATTGGTAATATTATCCCACGAGGAAAAATTACCTTTGGTTGCTATGGTAAGATAAACTGCCATAACAGCTAATATTATCAAAAGGTTTCTTTCGGCGAAGGCCTTACGTTGATTGCTTTTCATCACCTTATACTGCCTCCCTGATTTTTTCTTTTGAAACAATATTTTTCATCGCCAAGGTTAGAAGATATTCCTCCGAGAAATCCTTCCTTTCCACTTCACCAGCGACCATACCATTAGAAATCACCAGAATCCGGTCCGATAATCCTATCAATTCCGGCAGATACGATGATATTAAAATAATTCCTTTCTCTTGATTGAGAATTTCATTGAAAAGCCTATAAATTTCCGCCTTGGTACCCACATCAATTCCAGCTGTTGGTTCGTCAAAAATAAGAACATCAGGGTTTCTACATAACCACCTGGCTATAACAACTTTTTGTTGGTTCCCCCCGCTTAAATCAGATACCTTTTGATATACGCTCCCAATCTTGATAGAGAGCTTATCAACGTATTCTTTGGTTTGTTCGTAAGCCTTTTTGTAATTCAATATTCCAGCTTTCATAACTTTATCCAGGTTTATAGCATTAACATTAAATTCGATATCTTGCTGCGCAAAAGTTCCCTGATTTCTTCGGTCTTCAGGAAGATAACCAACTCCACTTTTTAACGAATCTTTTGGTTTTCTTATAGATATTTCCTTTCCGTTGGCTATTATCTTTCCTTTATCAAATTTATCAGCACCAAAGATTGCTCTGGCGATATCAGTTCTTCCCGCTCCAACTAAACCAAATATGCCCAAAATCTCTCCAGCTTTAACATTGATAGTAATATTCTTAAATTTGCTTCCCGAAAGGTTTTCAACCCGAAGGAGCTCCTGACCAATTGCAACTTCTTTTTTATAATACATTTCTTCAATGGCTCTACCCACCATCAAAGGAATAAGCTTTTCTACGCTTCCTAATTCTTCAGTAGTATAGGTTCCTACCACTGCCCCATCTTTGAGCACGGTTACGGTATCACAGGTATCAAAAACTTCTTCAAGGTTATGGGAAATATAAATAATGGCCGAGCCTTTTTCCCTTAAATTTTTAATAATTCGAAACAAAATTTTGGTTTCATTTCGAGTGAGCACCGCAGTCGGTTCATCAAATATGACCAGTTTTGGGTTTTGCCAAAGGGCTTTAGCAATGGTAATCATTTTCCCCTCAGCAGCACTTAACTCTTTTATGCTTCTTTTTACATCTATATCGACTTCTATCTCTTCAAGGAATTTCTTGGATTCCCTATGCATTTTTCCCCAGTCAATAAATGGCCCTCTTTTTGGTTGATTTCCCAGAAAAAAATTCTCAGCTACACTCAGATCTTGAGCAACCATTACATCCTGGTAAACTGCGTATATTCCTAATT
Protein-coding sequences here:
- a CDS encoding MFS transporter, coding for MDKKNKRKNILITGLTSLLTDISSEMIYPIIALYLKALGGSPAILGVIEGVAESTASILKVFSGAFADRIGKRKPLAIAGYSFSVIGKVLFYLANGWSFIFAGRFSDRFGKGVRTAPRDAMISESVEGNNQGKAFGLHRTMDSMGAVIGTLITFFFLFRIQEAAQQSGHSAFYVPTFRLIILLSLIPAAIGVVVLFLTIETGSGKKSTHALLSWNSFLNLDHKLKIFLLATFLFTLGNSSDQFILLRATEPDLGYSAAQVILLYLLFNIVYMVVSYPAGWLSDKIGRKWILAGGFLLYSITYYVIGFTPGFIIPAMILYGFYIGMTEGVAKALVSELSPASRRATLIGLHATILGIGLFPASLIGGLLWSAFGPSATFLFGGSMTFISALILILFL
- a CDS encoding SAM hydrolase/SAM-dependent halogenase family protein; the encoded protein is MRFIAFLTDWGMASYYVGIAKSVMKQINPGVEIIDISHDIQPFNIREAMYILHRTFPDFPPETIFCSVVDYGVGTERFPVAVELTNGSFLVGPDNGTFTLLIEQYSIKKAVILQNPSYFFRLNPSSTFHGRDIFAPVSARLSMGVPLEHFGPTVDSLRTLSVNRPKFHNHTITGEVAFCDRFGNIETNIPGQLLNNFELQPGDPLDIMINECSFNAVFFEAYGLSKKGQILVHTDSSDFVEIAVNQGNAREVLLDNKDINQISIINKKKIFINKKT
- a CDS encoding ABC transporter permease, encoding MKSNQRKAFAERNLLIILAVMAVYLTIATKGNFSSWDNITNLIRQSSINGVVAIGMTLIIITGGIDLSVGSIVGLSGMVYALLTSNRGDIQMASSLAIILALGVSALIGLANGVAVHNGKVPPFIATLGMMTLVRGIVMYSSSGRMISGLPMEFREFSVATMLGIPALAWTWIFLAIFMAFVLKYTMYGRNLYAIGSNIEAARLSGINIGSNLYNFYVTAGLFSGIAGLMLGTRMAAGVPTGGQGYELDAIASVVIGGASLSGGVGSIFGTALGALIIQTLRNGGNLLGVDPFIMQIIIGAIIILAVFFDQYLKGRKTG
- a CDS encoding sugar ABC transporter ATP-binding protein encodes the protein MSFGKEILRLDNICKSFPAVKALDQVNLSVRAGEVRGLVGENGAGKSTLIKVVTGAYIKDSGKMIFEDKEVSRNSPIISKELGIYAVYQDVMVAQDLSVAENFFLGNQPKRGPFIDWGKMHRESKKFLEEIEVDIDVKRSIKELSAAEGKMITIAKALWQNPKLVIFDEPTAVLTRNETKILFRIIKNLREKGSAIIYISHNLEEVFDTCDTVTVLKDGAVVGTYTTEELGSVEKLIPLMVGRAIEEMYYKKEVAIGQELLRVENLSGSKFKNITINVKAGEILGIFGLVGAGRTDIARAIFGADKFDKGKIIANGKEISIRKPKDSLKSGVGYLPEDRRNQGTFAQQDIEFNVNAINLDKVMKAGILNYKKAYEQTKEYVDKLSIKIGSVYQKVSDLSGGNQQKVVIARWLCRNPDVLIFDEPTAGIDVGTKAEIYRLFNEILNQEKGIILISSYLPELIGLSDRILVISNGMVAGEVERKDFSEEYLLTLAMKNIVSKEKIREAV